In one Polaribacter sp. ALD11 genomic region, the following are encoded:
- a CDS encoding BrxA/BrxB family bacilliredoxin — translation MYPEELVKPMREELTNAGFEALYTSEDVDNAMSKKGTTLVMVNSVCGCAAGTARPGAIASLGAEKTPTNLTTVFAGVEKESTQKAREYMIPFPPSSPAIALFKDGNLVHMLERHHIEGRSAQMIAQNLAQAYEEFC, via the coding sequence ATGTATCCAGAAGAATTAGTAAAACCAATGCGCGAAGAATTAACAAACGCAGGTTTTGAAGCACTATATACAAGTGAAGACGTTGATAACGCAATGTCTAAAAAAGGAACAACCTTGGTAATGGTAAACTCGGTTTGTGGTTGTGCAGCTGGTACTGCTAGACCAGGAGCAATTGCTTCTTTAGGCGCAGAGAAAACGCCTACAAACTTAACTACTGTTTTTGCAGGTGTAGAAAAAGAATCTACACAAAAAGCACGTGAGTATATGATTCCTTTCCCTCCATCTTCACCAGCAATTGCTTTGTTTAAAGATGGTAATTTAGTACATATGTTAGAGAGACATCATATAGAGGGTAGATCTGCACAAATGATTGCTCAGAATTTAGCGCAAGCTTATGAGGAGTTTTGCTAG
- a CDS encoding TerB family tellurite resistance protein, which translates to MGSFTKWLGAGLGFTFGGPIGAALGFAIGSFVDGFSEEDLKLEQGNYQKDQQGRNHVDTQSGDFEMSLLVLASIVIKSDGKVDQRELDFVRAQFTGMYGKERANNAFKLFKGIVKKEISARQVCMQIRSHMPHASRLQLLHFLFGIAKADGFVTESEVEEIRKIAGYLYINDRDYSSIKAMFYDESDNAFKILEITKEASNDDVKKAYRRMVKKYHPDKLQGLGEEHLKGANEKFQSIQESYDRIKKERGI; encoded by the coding sequence ATGGGAAGTTTTACAAAATGGTTAGGTGCAGGATTAGGGTTTACGTTTGGAGGTCCAATAGGAGCTGCACTTGGTTTTGCAATTGGTAGTTTTGTAGATGGTTTTTCTGAAGAAGATTTAAAATTAGAACAAGGTAACTATCAAAAAGACCAACAAGGCAGAAATCATGTAGATACACAATCTGGCGATTTTGAAATGAGCTTGTTAGTCTTAGCATCTATTGTTATAAAATCTGATGGCAAAGTAGATCAAAGAGAACTAGATTTTGTACGAGCACAATTTACAGGTATGTATGGTAAAGAGCGAGCTAATAATGCCTTTAAGCTTTTTAAAGGTATTGTAAAAAAAGAAATTTCTGCAAGACAAGTTTGCATGCAAATAAGAAGTCATATGCCACACGCATCTCGTTTACAGTTATTGCATTTCTTATTTGGTATTGCAAAAGCAGACGGTTTTGTTACGGAAAGTGAAGTAGAGGAAATAAGGAAAATTGCAGGATATTTGTATATAAATGATAGGGATTATAGCTCTATAAAAGCGATGTTTTATGATGAATCGGATAATGCTTTTAAGATTTTAGAAATTACAAAAGAGGCTTCTAATGACGATGTTAAAAAGGCGTATAGAAGAATGGTGAAAAAATACCACCCAGATAAATTACAAGGTCTGGGCGAAGAACATTTAAAAGGAGCAAATGAAAAGTTTCAAAGTATTCAAGAATCTTATGATAGAATAAAAAAAGAAAGAGGAATTTAA
- a CDS encoding DUF11 domain-containing protein: protein MTPYEENKNSIFSIFLIFTILFLSTNFYAQLDSEHYLPPLKQVSNNAAIQQQAVYFSTPETIPFTIEIYKGNSATAFLTINGLAKGVGKIFDNSNGLGDGDNNITLVTNANTGEVLSNSGLRIIAPGGQKFYVNYRGRSGAQAGSLTSKGSKAKGTDFRWGGIPNRATNANLSTSLGMMATEDGTVVTVSGYDTACKFRKGNARGGIIADTQTIILNKGQSFVLEAAKNETTANIAGWLGSKIESTKPIVISNGGLNVGIRSGSQSRDVGIDQPVAVENLGREYVFVRANGTNETEFPIIVATQNNTQVFAGGNLVGVINDGEYLEVPGSYYSSGSVGASMYVTTSREAYAYQCLQGAAGSKIQTIGMNFIAPVNCLLPNLMDEISDIDQIAGTPSNISAITIIASTLTANTNIKIRENGVLVPLPAPIFPAGTSDWKTFYVPGLEGEIDVTSTGPIAVGTFMSLGNNAGLAGYFSGFDTVPVVGVQITGGGCFPAGDLEEGSKNFDAYQWYRNDVLISGATSAVYSPTSIGEYNVVVTEGTCSYSSKKVDVYNCDPDIVVKKTSDVTGNVTDGDTVNFTVTVQSFGVNPVTNLVIKDIFPTQLDVISVTPSQGVWTSPDWTVGNIEAGQLFTLKFVSKVPNKPQEGTFTNVVSNTQDQVDSNDSADDLVESFTIVAKKIDLSIIKTVDKAISKVGGEVIFTLTLKNKGPQSATGVQVIDLLPAGLTYVSGNSIIPINTTYNGTTGVWNISGRTIVNGETIVLKIAALVTSNDVKLNRTEVFKTDQKDADSSPNNSN from the coding sequence ATGACACCTTATGAAGAAAATAAAAATTCTATATTTTCTATATTTTTAATATTCACTATTCTCTTTTTATCAACAAATTTTTACGCGCAATTAGATAGTGAACATTATTTACCACCTTTAAAACAGGTGTCAAACAATGCAGCAATTCAACAACAAGCTGTTTATTTTTCTACACCAGAAACGATTCCTTTTACTATAGAAATATATAAAGGAAATAGTGCAACTGCTTTTTTAACTATAAATGGTTTGGCGAAAGGAGTTGGTAAAATATTTGATAACAGTAATGGTCTTGGTGATGGAGATAATAATATAACCTTAGTAACCAATGCAAATACAGGTGAAGTTTTATCTAATTCAGGGCTTAGAATAATTGCCCCCGGTGGACAAAAGTTTTATGTTAATTACAGAGGAAGATCTGGTGCTCAAGCGGGTTCTTTAACATCAAAAGGAAGTAAAGCGAAAGGAACAGATTTTAGATGGGGAGGTATACCGAACAGAGCTACAAATGCAAATTTGTCTACAAGTTTGGGAATGATGGCTACGGAAGACGGAACAGTGGTAACTGTTTCTGGTTATGATACAGCATGTAAGTTTAGAAAAGGAAATGCAAGAGGAGGTATTATTGCAGACACACAAACGATTATATTAAATAAAGGGCAGTCTTTTGTATTAGAGGCAGCAAAAAATGAAACTACGGCTAACATAGCTGGTTGGTTAGGATCTAAAATTGAATCTACAAAGCCTATTGTTATTAGTAATGGGGGTCTAAATGTAGGGATTAGAAGTGGCAGTCAAAGTCGAGACGTTGGTATAGATCAGCCAGTTGCTGTTGAAAACCTTGGTAGAGAATATGTTTTTGTAAGAGCAAACGGAACCAATGAAACAGAGTTTCCAATAATTGTAGCTACACAAAATAATACGCAAGTATTTGCAGGAGGAAATTTAGTAGGAGTAATTAATGATGGTGAATATTTAGAAGTACCTGGAAGTTATTATTCTTCTGGTAGTGTTGGGGCAAGTATGTATGTAACTACCTCAAGGGAAGCTTATGCATACCAATGTTTACAAGGAGCAGCAGGTAGTAAAATTCAAACGATTGGTATGAATTTTATTGCACCAGTAAACTGCTTGCTTCCCAATTTAATGGATGAAATTTCTGACATAGACCAAATAGCGGGTACTCCTTCTAATATTTCTGCAATTACTATAATTGCCTCTACTCTAACAGCAAATACAAATATTAAGATAAGAGAAAATGGTGTATTGGTTCCTTTGCCAGCACCCATATTTCCTGCAGGAACATCCGATTGGAAAACTTTTTACGTTCCTGGTTTAGAAGGGGAAATAGATGTTACTTCTACTGGCCCAATTGCGGTTGGTACCTTTATGAGTTTAGGAAACAATGCAGGTTTAGCAGGTTATTTCTCGGGTTTTGATACCGTACCAGTTGTAGGTGTTCAAATTACAGGTGGAGGTTGTTTTCCAGCAGGAGACTTAGAAGAAGGTAGTAAAAATTTTGATGCGTATCAATGGTATAGAAATGATGTATTAATTTCAGGTGCAACTTCTGCGGTATATTCGCCAACAAGTATTGGAGAATACAATGTAGTAGTAACCGAAGGTACATGTTCTTATTCTTCTAAAAAAGTAGATGTTTATAATTGCGACCCAGATATTGTTGTTAAGAAAACATCAGACGTTACAGGAAATGTAACCGATGGAGATACTGTTAATTTTACGGTTACTGTGCAAAGTTTTGGTGTAAACCCTGTTACGAATCTAGTAATAAAAGATATTTTTCCAACCCAATTAGATGTAATTAGCGTAACACCAAGTCAAGGAGTTTGGACGAGTCCAGATTGGACAGTTGGTAATATAGAAGCTGGGCAATTATTTACTTTAAAGTTTGTTTCTAAAGTACCTAATAAACCACAGGAAGGTACCTTTACAAATGTAGTTTCAAATACACAAGATCAAGTAGATAGTAATGATTCTGCAGATGATCTGGTTGAAAGTTTTACCATTGTTGCAAAAAAGATAGATTTATCCATCATAAAAACAGTTGATAAGGCTATCTCTAAAGTTGGAGGCGAAGTTATTTTTACACTTACTTTAAAAAATAAGGGACCTCAATCTGCAACAGGTGTTCAGGTAATAGATTTATTACCAGCAGGACTAACCTACGTTTCGGGTAATTCAATAATACCAATAAATACAACTTACAACGGTACAACGGGTGTTTGGAATATAAGCGGAAGAACAATAGTAAATGGTGAAACAATTGTTTTAAAAATAGCGGCTTTAGTTACTAGTAATGATGTTAAATTAAATAGGACTGAAGTCTTTAAAACTGACCAAAAAGATGCCGA